AGGGCGAGCGCGAACAGGCCGGTCAGCGCCAGGAGCGTGATCAGCATCACGTGGCTGTAGCGCACGTGCCATCGGTTGAGGTTGAGATAGGCGTAGAGGAAGATCACCATGGTGACGGCGATCATCACCTCCGAACCGGCACGATAAAGCTGATCGGTTCCCGAACCGACAGCGAACACCTTGTTCCAGAAACCGAAGTCGATGCAGAGATAGGCAAGCACCGCCCAGGCCAGAGCTGCCGTCGCCGGGAACATCATCGATCCCTTGACCACGAACAGGATGGTCAGGAACAGCGCCAGAAGGCCGGAAATGCCCAGCACGATGCCACGGTAGAGCGTGTAGGCGTTGACGCTGTCCTTGTAGGCATTGGGTTCCCACAGACCGATCTGCGGCAGGTCGCGCGTTCTGAGTTCGACGACGAAGGTGACCACCGTGCCGGGATCGAGCGTCACCAGGAAGACGTCGGAGTCCTGGCTGCTCTGCCGCTCGGGAGCAAAACCGGAGCTCGGCGTGATCGCCGCGATGCGCGATGCGCCAAGGTCGGGCCACATGACGCGCGAACCGACCAGATGGAAATGCGGAGCGACGATCAGCCGGTCGAGTTGCAGGTCCGACTGGTTGGACAGCGAGAAAACCACCCAGGACGGATTGGAATCGATGCCCTTGGCCCGGACCTCGATGCGACGGACGACGCCATCGGGGCCGGGAGCCGTCGACACCTGGATGGAGTTGCCGGCATCGCGCCGATATTCCACGGCGTGCGTCAGATCGAGCGCCTTGACGTCCGGCTCGACGAGAATGGGCTCGGCAGCCAGCGCGAAATGAGGCGCCAGGCCGGCGGCGAACACCAGCAGGAACAAGGTGACGGCGGCGCGGACGAAGGCCAAGGACACTCTCCAGCTCGACTGGCGAACAGTTCGGTTTTGTGGGCCGCACCGAACGGGCGGCTTTTCAGGGTGCGCGGAAGCTGCAACAGCACCCGCTGGGAATCCTTTGCACGGCTTCCTCCGAAGGCGCGTCCGGAGAGATATAGCCGAGGACGGCGGCCGTGCAAACCGCCCGTTCGGCGTCCTCCGTCAGCCGGTACCGTCGTCGCCCGCCGTGCGGGAAAGCAGCACGTGATCCTGCCAGCGGCCATCGATCATCAGATAACGGCGCGCGTAGCCTTCGCGGACGAATCCGGCTTTTTCGAGAAGGCCGAGAGACCGGCCGTTGTCGGGAATGCAGGCCGCCTCCACGCGATGAAGGCGCAACTCGCCGAACGCAAACTCCAGGACCAGCGGCACCGCCCGGCGCATGTAGCCGTGCCCGGCGTAATGCACGCCCATCCAATAGCCAAGGTTGCAGCTCTGGGCGACGCCGCGACGAATGTTAGACAGCGTGATGCCGCCGAGCAGCGTGTCGTCGTCACGACGAAAGATCAGGAAGGCGAAGCCGGTCTGCTCGGCCGCCTCGCGCTGAACGCGGCGAACGCGACGCTTGAAGGACGTGCGCGTCAAATCCTCGGCCGACCAGGTCGGCTCCCATGGCTTCAGAAACGCGTGGCTCTCGGAGCGCTCGTTTACCCAGGCGGCGTAGTCGGACGCCGCCGGCAAGCGCAGGGTGACGGTGTCGTCCGCAAGTACCGGAAGGGTTCCTGACGCCACGACACCGAAAAACGTCATGCTGCGCTCGCCTTGGCCGATACCGCGCTGGCGGCGATCGACCCCACCGAAGGAACCTTGGCGATCGGACCGATAGCCGCGAGCGTCGGGTTGGGCGCGACGTTGATCTTCTCGAGGAACTCGCAGACTTTCTGCGGCGTCACGGCATTGATGCGGGAGACCAGTTCGTCGAGCGGCAACGTACGGCCGTGGAACATGATGTGACGGGCGATCTGGCCGGCCCGCGCCACCGGGCTTTCGAGCGCCATCAGGAGACCGGCGCGAAGCTGCGACTGGGCGCGCTTCACCTCGACCTCGGTCACGGCGGTCGAAGCGCGGGCGATCTCGTTCATGGTCTCCTCGACCACGGCCCCGGCGTCACGCTCGCCGGTCGCCGCCGATATGCCGAAAATGCCGGCATCCTCGAAGCCCCAGTGGAAGGCGTAGATGGAGTAGCAGAGGCCGCGCTTCTCGCGGATCTCCTGGAACAGCCTCGACGACATGCCGCCGCCCAGGATGGACGAGGCGATCTGCGCGGTGATGTAGTCGTCGTCGCCATAGGCGATGCCGGGGAAGCCGAGCACCACCTGCGCCTCCATCAGGTCGCGCTCCTCGCGGGCTTCGCCGCCGACGTAAAGCGCCCGCTCGGGAACGATCGATTCCGCCTCGCCGAAATGCTGGAACTTGCGGCGGGCCATGCGCACCAGCTCGCGATGTTGAAGCTTGCCGGCGGCAGCGATCACCGTGCGGCCACCGGTATAGTGGCGATTGAGATACCCACGCAGCGCGTCGTCGGAGAAGCTCTTCACCGTTTCGATCGAGCCGAGGATCGGCCGGCCGATCGCCTGGCCGGGGAAGGCGGCCTGCTGGAACATGTCGAAGACGAAGTCTTCCGGCGCATCGAGCGCGGCGCCGATCTCCTGCCCGATGACGTGCTTCTCACGATCGAGTTCGTCCGGTTCGAACAGCGAGTTCTGCAGGATGTCGGAGAGGATATCGAGGGCGAGCGGCACGTCTCCGGCCAGCACGCGGGCATAGTAGCTGGTGCTTTCGATGGAGGTGGCGGCGTTCACCTCGCCGCCGACGTTCTCGATCTCCTCGGCGATATCCTTGGCCGAACGCTTCTTGGTCCCCTTGAAGGCCATGTGTTCGAGAAGGTGGGAGATGCCATTCTCGTCCGACGCCTCCGATCGCGATCCGGCCGCCACCCAGACGCCGAGCGCCGCCGATGCCAGGTGCGGCATGGAATGGGTGACGACGGTGATGCCGTTGTCCAACTTCGTTACTTCGACGGCCATCCGACCATTTCCTCCCTAGAAGGTCAGCTTTTGTAGCGAACTCTGCATGGAACGACGCGCCACTCAATACAAAGTTTCACCAGCCCCTTCACTTTTGCCGGCGTTTCCCTCCCGCCGGCAGACTGCTCAGGCAAGAACCCGAGCGCGCTGGCGCACGAAAGTCTCGACGGCGGCAAGATCGTTGGCAAGCACGGTCATGCACTCCGGTCTCTCCATCAGATCCCCCAGGAAGGCCGGCAAGGCCGGCCGCTCGCCGGTCGCCGCGCCCACGGCGTCAGGGAACTTGGCGGGATGGGCCGTGGCGAGCGTCACCATCGGCACCACGCCTCCGGTGAAGGCCTCGGCCACCACCACGCCATTGCCGCCATGGGTATCGATCAGGTAGCCCGCGTCATTCCGCAGGCGGCGGATGAGGTCAGCCGTCGCCTCGACCGAGGCCCGGCCGGCGCCGAACTCCTTGCGGATGCCGGCATGGGCCGCTTCGGGCAACGTGAAGGCGCCCGACTGGGACAGGGTCTGCATCAGACGGGTCACGGTGCCCGCATCACGACCACAGG
Above is a window of Pleomorphomonas sp. T1.2MG-36 DNA encoding:
- a CDS encoding M16 family metallopeptidase, with the protein product MAVEVTKLDNGITVVTHSMPHLASAALGVWVAAGSRSEASDENGISHLLEHMAFKGTKKRSAKDIAEEIENVGGEVNAATSIESTSYYARVLAGDVPLALDILSDILQNSLFEPDELDREKHVIGQEIGAALDAPEDFVFDMFQQAAFPGQAIGRPILGSIETVKSFSDDALRGYLNRHYTGGRTVIAAAGKLQHRELVRMARRKFQHFGEAESIVPERALYVGGEAREERDLMEAQVVLGFPGIAYGDDDYITAQIASSILGGGMSSRLFQEIREKRGLCYSIYAFHWGFEDAGIFGISAATGERDAGAVVEETMNEIARASTAVTEVEVKRAQSQLRAGLLMALESPVARAGQIARHIMFHGRTLPLDELVSRINAVTPQKVCEFLEKINVAPNPTLAAIGPIAKVPSVGSIAASAVSAKASAA
- a CDS encoding GNAT family N-acetyltransferase, giving the protein MTFFGVVASGTLPVLADDTVTLRLPAASDYAAWVNERSESHAFLKPWEPTWSAEDLTRTSFKRRVRRVQREAAEQTGFAFLIFRRDDDTLLGGITLSNIRRGVAQSCNLGYWMGVHYAGHGYMRRAVPLVLEFAFGELRLHRVEAACIPDNGRSLGLLEKAGFVREGYARRYLMIDGRWQDHVLLSRTAGDDGTG